In a single window of the Euwallacea fornicatus isolate EFF26 chromosome 5, ASM4011564v1, whole genome shotgun sequence genome:
- the ab gene encoding protein abrupt isoform X1 gives MGAETSPEQQYSLRWNDFHSSILSSFRHLRDEEDFVDVTLACDGCSFTAHKVVLSACSPYFRRLLKANPCQHPIVILRDVQKKDMESLLRFMYNGEVHIGQEHLTDFLKTAQMLQVRGLADVPAGAAGQRLTTTTTTTTTTTTSEQKISPNSSSLPWATDRPEALREGGDSPPPAKRSRSSERDSFPDRGRSPSRTNNEETAESLLGQALEGPPNISVKEKSSNISESPNHPQSTCEDSNSCDTALSEHGDGEPITPKTEPSDYPNMLDEHNPFHTNGGLMDPSRTASFPGALLGLQGLTGLMPGPSGMHGNSNDFVSRRSLDMMRVRATDPRPCPKCGKIYRSAHTLRTHLEDKHTICPGYRCVLCGTVAKSRNSLHSHMSRQHRGISTKDLPVLPMPSPFDPDLASRLLAKAGVKISPAELRARASPTGPRRSDVKLDAKSAYSGEASEAGSSICGDNDPEDLTMSQSRYGAFDFAMSPPLSHHNNFKPSRFNASGPAVAAKSIDSLQHLSKEPYPAPLAPPVSSTNSTGSAILDTYLQFITENSSMMGMMNPEQAAAAMQAAKLAQLNAMGMDKVAQQHFLEKMHQQMQTANDLMIKRGDDIRRGDNEMMITDRGDQHDEAESSGGEEDDYSDEELEPEVVKSGD, from the exons ATGGGGGCCGAGACCTCCCCCGAGCAACAGTACTCGTTGCGGTGGAATGATTTCCATTCATCCATCCTCTCCTCATTTCGACATCTACGGGACGAG GAGGACTTCGTCGACGTGACTTTAGCCTGTGATGGATGTTCGTTTACTGCCCACAAAGTGGTACTGTCAGCGTGCAGCCCCTACTTCAGGAGGCTGCTGAAAGCCAACCCTTGCCAGCATCCGATCGTTATATTGAGAGACGTGCAAAAAAAAGACATGGAAAGTTTGTTAAG ATTTATGTATAACGGAGAAGTCCACATAGGACAGGAGCACCTGaccgattttttaaagacTGCACAAATGCTCCAGGTGAGGGGGTTGGCGGACGTGCCCGCCGGTGCTGCAGGGCAAAGACTGACTACCACTActaccaccaccaccaccacgaCTACCTCCGAACAAAAGATCTCACCA AACTCGTCCTCCTTGCCGTGGGCCACAGACCGTCCAGAAGCTCTTCGAGAGGGTGGCGACTCGCCGCCCCCAGCCAAAAGGTCGCGAAGTTCCGAAAGGGATAGTTTTCCAGATAGAGGGCGCAGTCCTTCCCGAACTAATAACGAGGAAACGGCTGAATCCCTCCTAGGGCAGGCCTTAGAAGGGCCGCCCAATATCTCTGTAAAAGAG AAGTCCAGCAATATTTCCGAGTCCCCGAACCATCCTCAATCGACTTGCGAAGATAGCAATAGCTGCGATACTGCCCTCAGTGAACACGGCGATGGAGAGCCGATTACTCCAAAGACTGAACCTTCGGATTATCCCAACATGCTCGACGAGCATAATCCCTTTCACACCAATGGTGGGCTCATGGATCCGTCTAGAACAGCGTCTTTTCCAGGGGCTTTGCTGGGACTCCAAG GTCTTACTGGACTCATGCCTGGTCCCTCTGGAATGCATGGAAATTCGAACGATTTCG tgTCGAGAAGATCCCTAGACATGATGCGAGTTCGAGCCACAGATCCCCGTCCTTGTCCCAAATGCGGCAAAATCTACCGATCTGCGCACACCCTTCGAACCCACCTGGAAGACAAGCATACGATATGTCCCGGCTATCGCTGTGTCTTATGCGGGACCGTCGCCAAATCCAGAAACTCTCTGCACTCGCACATGTCGAGACAACATAGAGGAATCAGCACGAAAGATCTCCCGGTTTTGCCCATGCCATCTCCGTTCGATCCGGATCTGGCCAGCCG GTTACTGGCAAAAGCTGGCGTGAAGATCAGCCCCGCAGAACTAAGAGCTCGCGCCTCACCGACGGGGCCAAGGCGTTCAGATGTGAAGCTGGATGCCAAAAGTGCCTATTCCGGAGAAGCATCCGAAGCAGGCAGCTCCATATGCGGGGACAACGACCCGGAAGACCTCACGATGTCCCAATCCAGGTACGGGGCGTTTGATTTCGCCATGTCGCCGCCCTTAAGTCAccataacaattttaaaccgAGCAGATTTAATGCGTCCGGCCCGGCCGTGGCCGCAAAGAGCATAGATTCCCTTCAACACCTCTCCAAAGAACCTTATCCCGCCCCTTTGGCACCTCCCGTCTCTAGTACTAACAGCACTGGATCTGCAATCCTGGACACATACCTGCAGTTTATCACTGAAAACAGCAGTATGATGGGGATGATGAATCCCGAGCAAGCTGCAGCTGCCATGCAAGCCGCGAAGCTCGCACAGTTGAATGCGATGGGTATGGACAAGGTGGCGCAGCAACACTTCCTCGAAAAGATGCATCAGCAGATGCAGACCGCTAATGACCTGATGATAAAGCGGGGTGATGATATTAGACGCGGAGACAACGAGATGATGATAACCGATCGGGGAGATCAACACGATGAAGCTGAGTCTTCCGGAGGCGAGGAAGACGATTACAGCGATGAAGAATTGGAGCCTGAAGTCGTTAAATCCGGCGATTAG
- the ab gene encoding protein abrupt isoform X2 — MGAETSPEQQYSLRWNDFHSSILSSFRHLRDEEDFVDVTLACDGCSFTAHKVVLSACSPYFRRLLKANPCQHPIVILRDVQKKDMESLLRFMYNGEVHIGQEHLTDFLKTAQMLQVRGLADVPAGAAGQRLTTTTTTTTTTTTSEQKISPNSSSLPWATDRPEALREGGDSPPPAKRSRSSERDSFPDRGRSPSRTNNEETAESLLGQALEGPPNISVKEKSSNISESPNHPQSTCEDSNSCDTALSEHGDGEPITPKTEPSDYPNMLDEHNPFHTNGGLMDPSRTASFPGALLGLQGLTGLMPGPSGMHGNSNDFVSRRSLDMMRVRATDPRPCPKCGKIYRSAHTLRTHLEDKHTICPGYRCVLCGTVAKSRNSLHSHMSRQHRGISTKDLPVLPMPSPFDPDLASRLLAKAGVKISPAELRARASPTGPRRSDVKLDAKSAYSGEASEAGSSICGDNDPEDLTMSQSRFNASGPAVAAKSIDSLQHLSKEPYPAPLAPPVSSTNSTGSAILDTYLQFITENSSMMGMMNPEQAAAAMQAAKLAQLNAMGMDKVAQQHFLEKMHQQMQTANDLMIKRGDDIRRGDNEMMITDRGDQHDEAESSGGEEDDYSDEELEPEVVKSGD, encoded by the exons ATGGGGGCCGAGACCTCCCCCGAGCAACAGTACTCGTTGCGGTGGAATGATTTCCATTCATCCATCCTCTCCTCATTTCGACATCTACGGGACGAG GAGGACTTCGTCGACGTGACTTTAGCCTGTGATGGATGTTCGTTTACTGCCCACAAAGTGGTACTGTCAGCGTGCAGCCCCTACTTCAGGAGGCTGCTGAAAGCCAACCCTTGCCAGCATCCGATCGTTATATTGAGAGACGTGCAAAAAAAAGACATGGAAAGTTTGTTAAG ATTTATGTATAACGGAGAAGTCCACATAGGACAGGAGCACCTGaccgattttttaaagacTGCACAAATGCTCCAGGTGAGGGGGTTGGCGGACGTGCCCGCCGGTGCTGCAGGGCAAAGACTGACTACCACTActaccaccaccaccaccacgaCTACCTCCGAACAAAAGATCTCACCA AACTCGTCCTCCTTGCCGTGGGCCACAGACCGTCCAGAAGCTCTTCGAGAGGGTGGCGACTCGCCGCCCCCAGCCAAAAGGTCGCGAAGTTCCGAAAGGGATAGTTTTCCAGATAGAGGGCGCAGTCCTTCCCGAACTAATAACGAGGAAACGGCTGAATCCCTCCTAGGGCAGGCCTTAGAAGGGCCGCCCAATATCTCTGTAAAAGAG AAGTCCAGCAATATTTCCGAGTCCCCGAACCATCCTCAATCGACTTGCGAAGATAGCAATAGCTGCGATACTGCCCTCAGTGAACACGGCGATGGAGAGCCGATTACTCCAAAGACTGAACCTTCGGATTATCCCAACATGCTCGACGAGCATAATCCCTTTCACACCAATGGTGGGCTCATGGATCCGTCTAGAACAGCGTCTTTTCCAGGGGCTTTGCTGGGACTCCAAG GTCTTACTGGACTCATGCCTGGTCCCTCTGGAATGCATGGAAATTCGAACGATTTCG tgTCGAGAAGATCCCTAGACATGATGCGAGTTCGAGCCACAGATCCCCGTCCTTGTCCCAAATGCGGCAAAATCTACCGATCTGCGCACACCCTTCGAACCCACCTGGAAGACAAGCATACGATATGTCCCGGCTATCGCTGTGTCTTATGCGGGACCGTCGCCAAATCCAGAAACTCTCTGCACTCGCACATGTCGAGACAACATAGAGGAATCAGCACGAAAGATCTCCCGGTTTTGCCCATGCCATCTCCGTTCGATCCGGATCTGGCCAGCCG GTTACTGGCAAAAGCTGGCGTGAAGATCAGCCCCGCAGAACTAAGAGCTCGCGCCTCACCGACGGGGCCAAGGCGTTCAGATGTGAAGCTGGATGCCAAAAGTGCCTATTCCGGAGAAGCATCCGAAGCAGGCAGCTCCATATGCGGGGACAACGACCCGGAAGACCTCACGATGTCCCAATCCAG ATTTAATGCGTCCGGCCCGGCCGTGGCCGCAAAGAGCATAGATTCCCTTCAACACCTCTCCAAAGAACCTTATCCCGCCCCTTTGGCACCTCCCGTCTCTAGTACTAACAGCACTGGATCTGCAATCCTGGACACATACCTGCAGTTTATCACTGAAAACAGCAGTATGATGGGGATGATGAATCCCGAGCAAGCTGCAGCTGCCATGCAAGCCGCGAAGCTCGCACAGTTGAATGCGATGGGTATGGACAAGGTGGCGCAGCAACACTTCCTCGAAAAGATGCATCAGCAGATGCAGACCGCTAATGACCTGATGATAAAGCGGGGTGATGATATTAGACGCGGAGACAACGAGATGATGATAACCGATCGGGGAGATCAACACGATGAAGCTGAGTCTTCCGGAGGCGAGGAAGACGATTACAGCGATGAAGAATTGGAGCCTGAAGTCGTTAAATCCGGCGATTAG